The following are encoded together in the Campylobacter devanensis genome:
- a CDS encoding HAD-IIA family hydrolase, producing the protein MYFIDVQGTLISDSDKSPINGACELLKKLNQKQIPYVVITNNTKIKSDEFLQTLRDKGLAIKDGAYLDPFCVLNKTISPCPVALFGANEFISTMQNIGYTQDFSNPKAVLIASWDKFSFDDFATINELALKGIKIIAMHETSIYKKNGRLYPGVGAIANMISYATGVKFSSIGKPSLGFYTAALELLKLQNPKAEFKDITIISDDATGDLYGAKELNMSTALVLSGKIDKSSTANLNRDKIDNIYDDVSKIWEILK; encoded by the coding sequence ATGTATTTTATCGATGTTCAAGGAACCTTAATAAGCGATAGCGATAAAAGTCCAATTAATGGCGCTTGTGAACTACTTAAGAAATTAAATCAAAAACAAATTCCATATGTAGTTATAACAAATAATACAAAAATTAAAAGTGATGAGTTTTTACAAACGCTAAGAGATAAAGGATTGGCAATAAAAGATGGTGCTTATTTAGATCCATTTTGTGTATTAAATAAAACTATTTCACCTTGCCCTGTGGCGCTTTTTGGAGCTAATGAGTTTATTTCTACTATGCAAAATATAGGCTACACACAAGATTTTAGCAATCCAAAAGCAGTTTTAATAGCTAGCTGGGATAAATTTAGCTTTGATGACTTTGCTACTATCAACGAACTTGCCCTAAAAGGGATAAAAATTATAGCTATGCATGAGACTAGTATCTACAAAAAAAATGGTAGATTATATCCAGGAGTTGGCGCTATTGCTAATATGATTAGTTACGCTACTGGAGTGAAATTTAGCAGTATTGGCAAGCCAAGCTTAGGATTTTATACAGCTGCGCTTGAGCTTTTAAAATTGCAAAATCCTAAGGCTGAATTTAAAGATATAACAATAATTAGTGATGACGCAACTGGCGATCTTTATGGAGCTAAAGAGTTGAATATGAGTACGGCTTTGGTTTTAAGTGGTAAAATAGATAAAAGTAGTACCGCAAATTTAAATAGAGATAAAATTGATAATATATATGATGATGTGAGTAAAATTTGGGAGATTTTAAAATGA
- the pheA gene encoding prephenate dehydratase, whose translation MSIDELRVGIDKIDNEILGLLNQRMEFVKKIGELKVGSNAPIYRPERERAILERLKSLPNNTLSSKAIEAIYLEIFAVSRNLELPQKVAFLGPVGTYTHQAAKSRFGATSSYTPISSIEGVFRELNNGEAKYGVVPIENNTEGAVGITLDCLRKYENVKIVAEIYMDIHHSFVSLNENLSDIKKIYSHPQGYNQCHKFLDDHNLNSIEFIPTKSTAQAAYLASQDPSSAAICSKIAAHINKVPIMFEKIEDNMANRTRFFVLSDFKNIKSSCNKTSILALTAHRPGGLVELLNMFKEGGINLTKLESRPIKQKDFKTVFYIDFEGHIDDENVEAVLKNASQNGHEITWLGSYLNQEGQE comes from the coding sequence ATGAGCATTGATGAGTTAAGAGTTGGCATCGATAAGATTGATAATGAGATTTTAGGCCTACTTAATCAGCGTATGGAATTTGTCAAAAAAATTGGTGAATTAAAAGTTGGTTCAAATGCTCCAATTTACCGCCCAGAACGTGAAAGAGCAATACTAGAAAGATTAAAATCATTACCTAATAACACTCTAAGCAGCAAAGCTATCGAGGCGATATATTTAGAGATTTTTGCTGTTAGTCGTAATCTAGAACTACCACAAAAAGTAGCATTTTTAGGCCCAGTTGGGACCTATACACATCAAGCAGCTAAGAGTAGATTTGGGGCAACGAGCAGCTATACGCCAATCAGTTCTATAGAGGGTGTTTTTAGAGAACTTAACAATGGTGAGGCTAAATATGGAGTTGTACCAATTGAAAATAATACAGAAGGTGCTGTTGGGATTACCCTTGATTGCTTAAGAAAATATGAAAATGTAAAAATCGTAGCTGAAATTTATATGGATATTCACCATAGTTTTGTTAGTTTAAATGAGAATTTAAGCGATATAAAAAAGATATATTCTCATCCGCAAGGCTATAATCAGTGTCATAAATTTCTAGATGATCATAATTTAAATTCAATAGAGTTTATACCAACTAAATCAACTGCTCAAGCTGCCTATTTAGCCTCACAAGATCCTAGTTCAGCAGCAATCTGCTCTAAAATAGCCGCACATATAAACAAAGTGCCAATAATGTTTGAAAAAATCGAAGATAATATGGCAAATAGAACAAGATTTTTTGTATTAAGTGATTTTAAAAATATCAAAAGTAGCTGCAATAAAACCAGCATCCTAGCACTCACTGCTCACCGTCCAGGCGGCCTTGTAGAGCTGCTTAATATGTTTAAAGAGGGTGGAATAAATTTAACCAAGCTTGAGAGTAGACCAATCAAACAAAAAGATTTTAAAACGGTATTTTATATAGATTTTGAGGGGCACATCGATGATGAAAATGTCGAAGCAGTGCTAAAAAATGCTAGCCAAAACGGACATGAGATCACCTGGCTGGGTAGCTACTTAAACCAAGAAGGACAAGAATGA
- the hisC gene encoding histidinol-phosphate transaminase yields the protein MKFNSQISNLPIYEAGKPIELVIREFGIEPQNVVKLASNENPLGCSPLALEAMKESIKCANLYPDDSYYELKESLANLYHVSSKNIVIGSGSDQVIEFIMHAKLNPNTAMLSAGVTFAMYEIYAKHIGAKIYKTSSATHNLNQLKEQYLAHKDEIKVIFLCLPNNPLGECLDANDVYEFISSVDSDTIVVIDGAYMEFAKFKDSKKAINPSDIVKLNNSIYLGTFSKAYGLGGMRVGYGIANDQIITAISKLRAPFNITTPSLAAAIAAIKDQAFITQTLENNFKEMKIFEKFATENGIEFIPSYTNFITFKFDTSRDSTQICDNLLRQGIILRNLKSYGLNAIRITIGTSKQNIKVLETLKKEI from the coding sequence ATGAAATTTAATTCACAAATATCAAATTTACCAATATATGAAGCTGGCAAGCCAATCGAGCTTGTTATTAGAGAGTTTGGCATTGAGCCACAAAATGTAGTAAAACTAGCTAGTAATGAAAATCCACTAGGCTGTTCACCGCTTGCACTTGAAGCTATGAAAGAGTCAATCAAATGTGCAAATTTATATCCAGATGATAGCTATTATGAACTTAAAGAGTCTTTGGCAAATTTATATCATGTAAGTAGTAAAAATATTGTAATTGGTAGTGGTAGCGACCAAGTAATAGAGTTTATCATGCACGCAAAGCTTAATCCAAATACAGCAATGTTAAGTGCAGGTGTAACTTTTGCAATGTATGAAATTTATGCTAAACATATTGGGGCTAAAATTTATAAAACCTCAAGTGCTACACACAACCTAAATCAACTAAAAGAGCAATATCTAGCACACAAAGATGAGATAAAGGTTATATTTTTATGTCTACCAAATAACCCACTTGGTGAATGTTTAGATGCTAATGATGTATATGAGTTTATATCTAGTGTTGATAGTGATACTATTGTAGTAATTGATGGAGCATATATGGAGTTTGCTAAATTTAAAGATAGCAAAAAAGCTATAAATCCAAGTGATATAGTAAAACTAAATAACTCTATATATCTTGGTACATTTTCTAAAGCTTATGGATTAGGCGGAATGAGAGTTGGCTATGGTATTGCAAATGATCAAATAATTACTGCCATTAGCAAGCTTAGAGCGCCATTTAATATTACAACTCCTAGTCTAGCAGCAGCTATTGCAGCTATTAAAGATCAAGCCTTTATAACGCAAACTTTAGAAAATAACTTTAAAGAAATGAAAATTTTTGAAAAATTTGCTACTGAGAATGGGATTGAATTTATTCCAAGTTATACAAATTTTATTACTTTTAAATTTGATACTAGTAGAGACTCAACTCAAATTTGTGATAATCTACTAAGACAAGGTATAATTTTGCGTAATCTAAAAAGCTATGGATTAAATGCAATACGCATAACAATAGGTACCAGTAAACAAAATATAAAAGTTTTAGAAACTCTTAAAAAGGAAATTTAA
- the fliF gene encoding flagellar basal-body MS-ring/collar protein FliF, which yields MDFKALFQQISQVVQNLTKKQKIVVISSVVLVIGFLVFLTLFSSSNKNPEAEYEGYSVLFRNVDPAISSQIINELEAQGVKYKLADEGTILVPTSDVYRQRIAVASLGIMGDNKKGFEIYDTQDFGATENEQRVKFQRAIQGELSKTIESLEPIDKASVYIAFPKDSVFTERQVPPTASVVVKIKDGAKLNRRQIDGIKRIVAGSVPNLKLEDVKIVTQDGVALGDDEIALENELVAAQIKYRSQFEDSYERKIIDMIGKFIGGKDKVTAKVSIEFDFSTKDSINEIYDPNSVIRSEQNIEEKREGKEPKDVGGVPGAVSNIGPVQGLEDNKPTELYSKNVANTNYEISKQTIKVKDQYATIKRVTAAVVVDGKYEFQTLEDGSQAQTPTYIPLNQDELNSIKSLVQQAIGYNADRGDEVTVSNFEFRQTGKITQVTGFQKVVDTYFKPIVPILKYLIVLIILYVFYKQVITPFLNKMLEESKDEGLEPLSHESTIQEEAEDTLEKFKAARKRVEDELGIGENFDENELKYEVMLEKLKLIATERSDEIATLLQNMLKNDTGFNSNKEF from the coding sequence ATGGATTTTAAAGCTCTTTTTCAACAAATTAGTCAAGTCGTTCAAAATCTAACCAAAAAGCAAAAAATTGTAGTTATTAGCTCTGTTGTTTTGGTTATTGGATTTTTGGTGTTTTTGACTCTATTTAGCAGTAGTAATAAAAACCCAGAAGCTGAGTATGAAGGCTATAGCGTATTATTTCGCAATGTTGATCCTGCTATATCTTCTCAAATTATCAATGAATTAGAGGCTCAAGGCGTAAAATATAAACTAGCTGATGAAGGTACGATTTTAGTCCCTACAAGTGATGTTTATCGCCAAAGAATCGCAGTAGCTAGCCTTGGCATAATGGGTGATAATAAAAAGGGTTTTGAAATTTACGATACACAAGATTTTGGAGCAACCGAAAACGAACAAAGAGTTAAATTCCAACGTGCAATTCAAGGCGAGCTATCTAAAACCATCGAAAGTCTAGAGCCAATTGATAAGGCTAGTGTGTATATAGCTTTTCCTAAAGATAGCGTATTTACCGAGCGTCAAGTCCCACCAACAGCTTCAGTTGTAGTAAAAATTAAAGATGGCGCTAAGTTAAATCGTAGACAGATTGATGGAATTAAAAGAATCGTAGCTGGTTCAGTTCCAAATTTAAAACTAGAAGATGTAAAAATAGTAACACAAGATGGCGTAGCACTTGGCGATGATGAGATTGCATTAGAGAATGAATTAGTAGCTGCACAAATTAAATATAGAAGCCAATTTGAAGATTCATATGAGAGAAAAATCATTGATATGATTGGCAAATTTATTGGCGGAAAAGATAAAGTAACAGCTAAAGTTAGCATTGAATTTGATTTTTCAACCAAAGATAGTATAAATGAAATTTATGACCCAAATTCAGTTATTAGAAGTGAGCAAAATATAGAAGAAAAAAGGGAAGGAAAAGAGCCAAAAGATGTAGGCGGTGTGCCGGGTGCAGTTAGTAATATCGGCCCAGTCCAAGGTTTAGAAGATAATAAACCAACCGAGCTATACTCCAAAAATGTCGCCAATACCAACTATGAAATTTCAAAACAAACAATAAAAGTAAAAGATCAATACGCCACGATAAAAAGAGTAACCGCAGCCGTAGTCGTAGATGGAAAGTATGAATTCCAAACCCTTGAAGATGGCTCACAAGCTCAGACTCCAACCTATATTCCATTAAATCAAGATGAATTAAACTCAATAAAAAGTCTAGTCCAGCAAGCAATCGGATATAATGCTGATAGGGGCGATGAAGTTACAGTAAGTAATTTTGAATTTAGACAAACTGGCAAAATTACACAGGTAACAGGCTTCCAAAAAGTTGTAGATACATATTTTAAACCAATTGTACCGATATTAAAATATCTAATAGTTTTAATAATTTTATATGTATTTTATAAACAAGTTATTACTCCATTTCTTAATAAAATGCTTGAAGAGTCTAAAGACGAAGGTCTTGAGCCGCTCTCACATGAATCTACTATCCAAGAAGAAGCCGAGGATACATTGGAGAAATTCAAAGCTGCTAGAAAACGGGTTGAAGATGAACTTGGAATTGGTGAGAATTTTGATGAAAATGAGCTTAAATACGAAGTTATGCTAGAAAAACTCAAACTCATTGCCACTGAAAGAAGCGATGAGATCGCTACATTGTTGCAAAATATGCTTAAAAATGATACTGGATTTAACTCCAATAAGGAATTCTAA
- the fliG gene encoding flagellar motor switch protein FliG gives MKLNEEQKAVYEDLSMAEKIAILLIQLGEDVTTMLFAHMDIDIITEISKYIATAKTIDKSIAAAVLEEFYVVSQSNQYLQSGGIEYAKEILFRTFGPEIAQKIMDKLQKSLETTKSFGYLGQVRPQQLADFIVKEHPQTIALIVAHMDSSSAAETLVYLPDDIRSEVVMRMANLGDISPSVVKRVSTVLESKLDSLTSYKVEVGGPRAVAEVLNRLGQKASKSTIEIIEKNDPALATIIKDLMFTFDDISSLDNNAIREILKVVDKKVLMVGLKGSGEELKRKFLANMSQRASEAFIEEMQFIGAVRVKEVEEAQRKVVELVQKLAEDGVFQVGVSEEMIE, from the coding sequence ATGAAGCTAAACGAAGAACAAAAGGCAGTATATGAAGATTTGAGCATGGCTGAAAAAATAGCCATCTTGCTCATTCAGCTAGGTGAAGATGTTACTACGATGCTTTTTGCGCATATGGATATAGATATTATCACTGAAATCTCAAAATATATTGCCACTGCCAAAACTATCGATAAATCAATAGCAGCTGCAGTGCTAGAAGAATTTTATGTAGTTAGTCAGTCTAACCAATATTTACAAAGTGGCGGTATCGAATATGCTAAAGAGATTTTATTTAGAACATTTGGTCCAGAAATCGCTCAAAAAATTATGGATAAACTCCAAAAATCACTCGAAACCACCAAATCTTTTGGCTATCTTGGCCAGGTGCGACCTCAGCAGTTAGCTGACTTTATCGTCAAAGAACACCCACAAACCATCGCTCTAATCGTAGCCCATATGGATTCATCAAGTGCTGCTGAAACCCTAGTTTATCTACCAGATGATATTAGAAGCGAAGTTGTAATGCGTATGGCAAACCTAGGCGATATTAGCCCATCTGTTGTCAAACGTGTTTCAACCGTACTTGAATCCAAGCTTGATAGCCTTACAAGCTATAAAGTTGAAGTTGGTGGACCAAGAGCTGTTGCAGAAGTTCTTAACCGTCTTGGTCAAAAAGCAAGCAAATCTACAATTGAAATTATTGAGAAAAATGATCCGGCTCTTGCTACAATCATTAAAGATCTTATGTTTACATTTGATGATATTAGCTCTCTTGATAACAATGCTATTAGAGAAATTCTCAAAGTTGTGGATAAAAAGGTACTTATGGTTGGTTTAAAAGGCAGCGGCGAAGAGTTAAAACGCAAATTCCTAGCCAATATGAGTCAAAGGGCAAGTGAAGCATTTATCGAAGAGATGCAATTTATTGGTGCTGTACGTGTAAAAGAGGTTGAAGAGGCGCAAAGAAAAGTTGTAGAACTAGTTCAAAAACTAGCTGAAGATGGAGTATTCCAAGTCGGCGTAAGCGAAGAGATGATAGAATGA
- the fliH gene encoding flagellar assembly protein FliH, which produces MIASSVIHKNNEEHIVEPYRFKVLALQSNESPKEQPVKEQIQDTNSDARDDFESNTQNAESSSTPAQESSNLIESTFIEELLKRTDDLSGNIVKLQMQIEHQENEFKIRLENETQRAKEEGLREGHEQAKAEYDAALNEISKKYSSSIDKLDEQTAKLEALLATSQSEIAATAIEIAKEVVLKEIKDSSAQIALNIAKSLIDELNQATAIEIKANPKDYEFIKSNLALKSNIKLSSDEAVSAGGVIVLSDIGNIDGSVMARFEKIKKILSE; this is translated from the coding sequence ATGATAGCAAGTAGTGTAATACATAAAAACAACGAAGAGCATATAGTCGAACCATATAGATTTAAGGTTTTAGCGCTCCAATCAAATGAATCACCAAAAGAGCAACCAGTCAAGGAGCAAATCCAAGATACAAATAGCGATGCAAGAGATGATTTTGAGTCAAATACACAAAATGCTGAATCAAGCTCAACTCCAGCTCAAGAGTCGTCAAATTTAATAGAATCAACATTTATTGAAGAGCTTTTAAAGCGAACTGATGATCTAAGCGGTAATATTGTTAAGCTTCAAATGCAGATTGAACATCAAGAGAATGAATTTAAAATTCGCCTAGAAAATGAGACTCAAAGAGCCAAAGAAGAAGGGTTAAGAGAAGGACACGAACAGGCTAAAGCTGAGTATGATGCAGCTTTAAATGAAATTAGCAAAAAGTATTCAAGTTCCATTGATAAGCTCGATGAGCAAACTGCTAAACTTGAAGCTTTACTAGCAACTAGCCAAAGTGAAATCGCAGCAACTGCTATTGAGATTGCTAAAGAAGTAGTCTTAAAAGAGATAAAAGACAGCTCAGCTCAGATTGCCTTAAATATCGCTAAAAGCTTAATTGATGAACTAAACCAAGCTACAGCAATTGAGATAAAAGCCAACCCAAAAGATTATGAGTTTATAAAATCAAATTTAGCTCTAAAATCTAATATAAAACTTAGCAGTGATGAGGCTGTATCAGCTGGTGGTGTAATCGTTCTAAGCGATATAGGCAATATCGATGGCAGCGTAATGGCTAGATTTGAGAAAATTAAAAAAATATTAAGCGAATAA
- the dxs gene encoding 1-deoxy-D-xylulose-5-phosphate synthase: MNIKSLKLGELESLAGDIRERILSVVSTNGGHLSSNLGVVELSIAMHYVFNPPNDPFIFDVSHQSYTHKLLSGRWNEFDSLRKFGGISGYTKPSESEYDYFIAGHSSTSISLAVGAAKAIRLKNEDRLPVALIGDGALSAGMAYEALNELGDLKYPCVIILNDNEMSISKPIGAMSKYLSQMMAGPFYQKFKSKINQLLELMPDSAAYMAKRLEEGIRLITPGMFFEELGLEYIGPVDGHNIKDLISALSVAKNMKKPVIIHAQTIKGKGYEIAEGPKEKWHGVSPFNPQNGIALQKSSQKNATEIFSSLLLELASKYDNIVGVTAAMPSGTGIGALIEKFPDRFWDTAIAEQHAVTSMAAMAKEGFKPYIAIYSTFMQRAYDQVIHDCAILNLPVVLCMDRAGIVGEDGETHQGAFDISFLNAIPNFTLAAPRDELMFKEIMEFSYSFNSPLAIRYPRGNFGLSDEFKPVKVELGKSQILSQNNENVAFIGYGNAVAKAYKVAKFLDINPTIIDLIFIKPLDKELLLNLAKEYKKWYIFSDSAKRGGVGEILSGFLQENNIKDVSITSFEYEDKFITHGSINLVENSLNISIEEIAKKIIL; the protein is encoded by the coding sequence ATGAATATAAAATCTCTAAAGCTAGGCGAACTAGAATCTCTAGCCGGTGATATCAGGGAACGAATTTTAAGTGTAGTTAGCACCAATGGCGGACATTTAAGCTCAAATTTAGGAGTTGTAGAGCTTAGCATTGCGATGCACTATGTATTTAATCCCCCAAATGATCCATTTATATTTGATGTTAGCCACCAAAGCTACACTCATAAGCTCTTAAGCGGGCGTTGGAATGAGTTTGATAGTTTGCGTAAATTTGGTGGAATTAGTGGATATACTAAACCTAGCGAGAGTGAATATGATTATTTTATAGCTGGACATAGTTCTACATCTATTAGTCTTGCAGTAGGCGCTGCTAAGGCTATAAGACTTAAAAACGAAGATAGATTACCCGTAGCTCTAATTGGCGATGGGGCATTAAGCGCTGGGATGGCGTATGAAGCTTTAAATGAGCTAGGCGATCTTAAATATCCATGTGTTATTATCTTAAATGATAATGAGATGAGTATCTCAAAACCGATTGGCGCTATGAGTAAATACCTATCACAGATGATGGCGGGGCCATTTTATCAAAAATTTAAAAGCAAAATTAATCAACTTTTAGAGCTTATGCCAGACTCAGCGGCTTATATGGCTAAAAGATTAGAAGAAGGCATTAGACTCATTACTCCTGGGATGTTTTTTGAAGAGCTTGGGCTTGAGTATATAGGTCCAGTAGATGGGCATAATATCAAGGATTTAATCTCAGCTCTTAGCGTAGCAAAAAATATGAAAAAACCAGTTATAATTCATGCCCAAACGATAAAAGGCAAAGGTTATGAAATTGCCGAAGGCCCAAAAGAGAAGTGGCATGGCGTTAGTCCATTTAATCCACAAAATGGTATAGCACTACAAAAATCTAGTCAAAAAAATGCTACTGAAATTTTTAGCAGTTTACTTTTAGAACTTGCTAGTAAATATGATAATATAGTAGGCGTAACAGCTGCTATGCCTAGTGGAACTGGAATTGGGGCTTTGATTGAGAAATTTCCAGATAGATTTTGGGATACTGCAATTGCAGAACAGCATGCAGTTACATCTATGGCAGCAATGGCAAAAGAAGGCTTTAAACCATATATTGCAATATATTCAACATTTATGCAAAGAGCCTATGATCAAGTCATTCATGATTGTGCTATTTTAAATTTACCTGTAGTCTTGTGCATGGATAGAGCTGGCATAGTAGGAGAAGATGGTGAGACGCATCAAGGAGCTTTTGATATTAGCTTTTTAAACGCTATACCAAATTTTACTCTTGCAGCACCTAGAGATGAATTAATGTTTAAAGAGATTATGGAATTTTCTTATAGTTTTAATTCGCCACTTGCTATTAGATATCCTAGGGGAAATTTTGGGCTTAGTGATGAGTTTAAACCAGTTAAAGTAGAGCTTGGAAAATCCCAAATTTTATCGCAAAATAATGAAAATGTCGCATTTATTGGATACGGTAATGCGGTAGCTAAAGCATACAAGGTAGCTAAATTTTTAGATATTAATCCTACAATTATAGATCTTATCTTTATAAAACCACTTGATAAAGAGCTGCTTTTAAACCTTGCTAAAGAGTATAAAAAATGGTATATTTTTAGCGATAGTGCTAAGCGTGGTGGGGTTGGCGAGATTTTATCTGGATTTTTACAAGAGAATAATATTAAAGATGTAAGTATTACAAGCTTTGAGTATGAAGATAAGTTTATAACGCATGGATCTATAAATTTAGTAGAAAATAGCTTAAACATCAGTATTGAAGAGATTGCTAAAAAAATCATACTTTAA
- a CDS encoding Fur family transcriptional regulator → MDYMELLKQAKLKATPQRLCVLKILSNHTHPTIDELYEQIKSEYPSISLATVYKNLSTLINENLVIEVNSPNQKAKYDIYEQPHIHLVCSNCGNITDISANDAQMISYQTHLEQKIGNLINRLNIVANVSNCSKCC, encoded by the coding sequence ATGGATTACATGGAGCTTTTAAAACAAGCCAAACTTAAAGCCACTCCACAAAGACTGTGTGTGTTAAAAATACTAAGCAATCACACGCATCCAACTATAGATGAGCTTTATGAACAAATTAAAAGCGAATACCCATCTATATCACTTGCAACAGTATATAAAAATCTAAGCACCCTTATAAATGAAAATTTAGTAATTGAGGTTAATAGCCCAAACCAAAAAGCAAAATATGATATTTACGAGCAACCACACATTCATTTAGTATGTAGCAATTGTGGCAACATTACAGATATTAGCGCCAACGATGCGCAGATGATCTCATATCAAACCCATCTAGAACAAAAGATAGGTAACTTAATAAATAGATTAAATATCGTTGCAAATGTCTCAAATTGTTCAAAGTGTTGCTAA
- the ubiE gene encoding bifunctional demethylmenaquinone methyltransferase/2-methoxy-6-polyprenyl-1,4-benzoquinol methylase UbiE: MQNQEKIIDMFNKIAPTYDKANKILSFGIDASWRSSACDQVLKNFNSSLNIADVACGTGDMIQAWINSAKKANLKIDKITGIDPSKQMLKVAKEKLPNCEFKEAKADNTGLNPNTQDIVSISYGIRNVVARTQALHEFNRVLKIGGYLVVLEFTKRDKSGPIAKIRDFYLHNILPAIGGFISKNKEAYEYLPRSIEGFLDSNEFCRELERSGFEMVIVKGFSMNISTMFIAKKVKNI, translated from the coding sequence GTGCAAAACCAAGAAAAAATCATAGATATGTTTAATAAAATTGCGCCCACTTATGATAAAGCTAATAAAATATTAAGCTTTGGAATCGACGCTTCTTGGAGAAGCTCAGCCTGTGATCAAGTTTTAAAAAATTTTAACTCCTCGCTAAATATTGCAGATGTCGCTTGCGGCACTGGAGATATGATTCAAGCATGGATTAATAGCGCCAAAAAAGCAAATTTAAAAATTGACAAAATTACCGGAATTGACCCAAGTAAGCAGATGTTAAAAGTAGCCAAAGAAAAGCTCCCAAATTGTGAATTCAAAGAGGCAAAAGCTGATAATACAGGATTAAACCCAAATACCCAAGATATAGTTAGTATAAGTTATGGTATTAGAAATGTTGTAGCTAGAACTCAGGCTTTACATGAGTTTAATAGGGTTTTAAAAATTGGCGGATATTTAGTTGTTTTAGAATTTACTAAAAGAGATAAAAGTGGCCCAATAGCAAAGATTAGGGATTTTTATCTACACAATATTTTGCCTGCAATCGGTGGATTTATAAGTAAAAATAAAGAGGCTTATGAGTATCTACCTAGAAGCATTGAAGGTTTTTTAGACTCAAATGAGTTTTGTCGTGAACTTGAAAGAAGTGGTTTTGAGATGGTGATAGTTAAAGGGTTTAGTATGAATATTAGCACTATGTTTATTGCTAAAAAGGTTAAAAATATATGA
- the xseA gene encoding exodeoxyribonuclease VII large subunit — protein MTVSDLNESAKALLESHFNSIEVEGEISRLTKHNSGHWYFTLKDEKSAISVAMYKFTNQNIKFEIKDGMKVTLIGKLSIYSPNGSYQFIASRIIPIGVGELELAFNQLKERLALAGLFNRADKKPLQKYPSKVGIITSASSAAFADMCKVISDRYVLPKFYLFNSLVQGNSAPANLIKMLNLADSMELDVIVIARGGGSKEDLWCFNDEGLAYAIYEAKTPIISAIGHEIDYSISDFVADHRSLTPTAAMVDLLPDSNELHQKLDIFQNTLEAIISSKFNKCESYLNLAKAQIKSKAIEQKINLATLTLDSFKSNLDNFLHKKFNLAQSKIDKFELVFKRQEYFYKVTKNMAHIIKDSQIISLSELKSGDEITISSQNLCKQAIIK, from the coding sequence ATGACAGTAAGCGATCTAAATGAGTCGGCTAAGGCGTTATTAGAGTCGCACTTCAACTCCATTGAGGTTGAAGGCGAGATTAGTCGCCTTACTAAGCATAATAGCGGACATTGGTACTTTACGCTCAAAGATGAGAAATCTGCTATCAGCGTAGCTATGTATAAATTTACTAATCAAAATATAAAATTTGAAATAAAAGATGGAATGAAAGTTACGCTAATTGGTAAGCTTTCAATCTATAGCCCAAATGGTAGCTATCAGTTCATCGCTAGTCGCATTATTCCAATTGGTGTAGGTGAGCTTGAGCTTGCATTTAATCAGCTCAAAGAGCGTCTAGCTCTTGCTGGTTTATTTAATAGAGCAGATAAAAAACCACTACAAAAATATCCAAGCAAAGTAGGAATCATTACAAGTGCTAGCTCTGCAGCATTTGCTGATATGTGTAAGGTTATTAGTGATAGGTATGTTTTGCCTAAGTTTTATCTATTTAATTCCTTAGTTCAAGGAAATAGCGCTCCAGCAAATTTAATTAAGATGTTAAATCTTGCTGATTCTATGGAGTTAGATGTAATTGTCATTGCTAGAGGCGGCGGGTCTAAAGAGGATTTGTGGTGTTTTAATGATGAAGGCTTGGCTTATGCAATTTATGAAGCAAAAACGCCTATTATCTCAGCTATAGGGCATGAGATTGATTATAGTATTAGTGATTTTGTAGCTGATCACAGATCACTTACACCCACTGCTGCGATGGTTGATCTCTTGCCTGATAGTAATGAACTTCATCAAAAACTTGATATTTTTCAAAATACTCTTGAAGCGATTATATCATCTAAATTCAACAAATGTGAAAGCTATTTAAATTTAGCCAAAGCACAGATAAAATCTAAAGCAATAGAACAAAAAATCAACTTAGCTACTCTTACTTTAGATAGTTTTAAGTCAAATTTAGATAACTTTTTACATAAAAAATTTAATTTAGCTCAATCAAAAATTGATAAATTTGAGTTAGTTTTTAAAAGACAAGAGTATTTTTACAAGGTAACAAAAAATATGGCACATATTATAAAAGATTCGCAAATCATCTCATTATCTGAGCTAAAAAGCGGCGATGAGATTACTATTAGTTCACAAAATTTATGCAAACAAGCAATAATAAAATAA